The Rhodothermales bacterium DNA window TGTAACCGGCGAGGGCGAGGCCAGGCCGGTGGAGGTTGCTCTCGATCACCTCGCGCTCAGATGCGTCGACGTGGTTCACTTCCGTCACGGTCATCCCCACGCGGTCGCGGATCTGCGCGACCATGAACTCGACGGAGATGGCCTCCTTCTGAAACGGTTTCGGCTGGCGCATGGGAAGAGTCGGGGGTCGAGAGTCGGGGGTCGAGAGGCTACGGTACTTCGACGGTATCGAGGATCTGGCGGACGAGCATCTCCGAGGTGACCTCTTCGGCCTCGGCCTCGTAGGTGACGCTGATGCGGTGGCGGAGCACGTCGAGCGCCACCGAGCGGACGTCCTCCGGCGTGACGTACGCCCGGCGCTGGAGGAACGCGTGGGCGCGGGCGGCGCGGTTGAGGTAGATCGATGCGCGCGGGGACGCGCCGTAGGCGATGAGCCCCTCGGCCTGGCTCAGCCGGTACCGGCCCGGCTCCCGCGTGGCGAGGACGAGGTCGACGATGTAGCCCTCGACGCGCTCGTCCACGTAGAGGTCGGCGAGGACGGCGCGGGCGGTGAGGATCTGCTCGGGCTCGACGACGGGCGCGGCGGCGGGCAGGGCCTCGGGCGTGGCCATCCGCCGCATGATCTCCAGCTCTTGCTCCCGCGTCGGGTAGTCGACGACGATCTTCAGCATGAAGCGGTCCACCTGCGCCTCGGGCAGCGGGTACGTCCCCTCCTGCTCCACCGGGTTCTGCGTGGCGAGCACGAGGAACGGCTCCTTGAGGGGGAACGTCGTCTCGCCGATCGTGACCTGCCGCTCCTGCATCGCTTCGAGGAGCGCGCTCTGCACCTTCGCCGGGGCGCGGTTGATCTCGTCGGCGAGGATGAGGTTGGCGAAGATCGGGCCCTTCTTGATGAAGAACTCGGACTCTTTCTGGTTGTAAACGAGCGTGCCGAGCAGGTCGGCGGGCAGGAGGTCCGGGGTGAACTGGATACGCTGGAACCGGGCTGCAATGGCGCGCGCGAGCGTCGAGATCGTGAGCGTCTTGGCAAGGCCGGGGACGCCTTCGAGCAGGACGTGCCCCCCGCTGAGGAGCCCGATCAGCAGCCGTTCCACCATCTCGGGCTGCCCCACGACGACGCGGCGGACTTCGGCGAGGAGGGGCTCGATGAACGCGCTCTCCCGCTCGATCCGCTCGGAGAGGTGGGTGATGTCGGTTTCGGTCATGGGGATCGGGGCGGGCAGAAACGTTCGGAGGGGGAGTCGGGGCGCGCCTCTACAATACCGACGTGGCGGGGCGGATCCCGAACTCCGCTTCGAATCGCTCGGCGAGGGCGTCGAGGAAGGGGGGGACGAGGAACGGGCGGCCTACGACGAGCAGGCCGCCGCCGACCCCGCCGCCGACGGTCCGCGCGCCGTAGATCCCCTCGGCCTTTTCTACTTCGCGGACGACGAACTCGGCCTCGGGCGTGCCCGCCTGCCAGTCGTCGCGCCGCGAGGCCTCGGACATCAGCAGGTGCGCGCCGACGACCTGCCCGTCCCCTTTCCGCAGCGCGACGAGCAGCCGCTGCACGCGGCGGTCTTCCCCGGCGAGGTAGCGGACGATCCGCTTCGCCTCGCCGCGGAGGCTGTCGAGCGCGTCCGGCACGTCGCGGTGGTCGAGGCCACGGAGCGAGCGCAGCCCCTCGAACCCGCCGCGTCGGAGGTCGGCCACGGCGTCGTCGAGCACGGCGACGCGGTGGCGGTACGACGAGCCCACCGGCTCCGGCGCGCGGCGCGTATCGACGAAGCCCCAGCCCATGTGCTCCGGCTCCGGCAGCGCCTCCGCCCCGTGCGTCGCCGCGTCGGCGAGTACGAGCGGGCTGCCCTTCGCGGCCGCAATCAGGAGGGCCGGACCGAACGGCCTGCCGAGCACCTCGCTCACCGCTTCGGCCCCGGTCGCAACGACTCCCTCTTCAGCGCCGAATAGTGTTGCAAACGCTCGGCCTGTGGCCGACGCCGTCGCCGCGAGCAGGGCGTCGGGCTCGGGCGTCGGCGGCGCGAGGTGAAGGGCGACGGAGAGGCCGTCGGCCGGTGCGCCCTGCGCTCGGACGAGAGCGCGGACGAGGCGGGCGAGCGCGGCGTTCTCGCCCCACCCGTCGATCCCCGCGTCCATCGCACGGTTCCGGGGACGTGCATCCCCGCGCTGCACCACGAGCCGAGCCGGACCCGACGCCCGTCCCACAGCCACCGACACGCCGCCGGGCAGCCGGAGCAGCAGGGCGAGCCCGTCGAAATAGGCCGTGTGCTCGCCGCTGAGCGGGGCGTACACCGGGGCGAACGCCGCCGCCGTCGCCGCCGCGCCGAAGGCTTCGGTGAAGAGCGCGCGGACCCGCTGTCGCGCGGCCTCGGGGTCGGGCGGCGCGGGGCGCTGACCGAGCGCGCTCCGCACGCGGCGGGCGAGCGCAGGGTCCGTCGGGGCCGTGTCGTCGGAGGAGTCCATCGTCACCTTCGGTCTCGGCGTCAGGCCAGCCGGTCGCCGGGATGGAAGGTGTAGCCGTTGAGGAACTCCTCGGCGGAGAGGACGGCGCGTCCCTCGCGCTGCACTTCTTTCACCTCCACGGCCTTCTCGCCGCACGCGATACGGAGGCAGTCGCCCGAGGACTCCAGCACCTCGCCGGGCTCGCCCGATCCTTTCACGACGCACGTCCGGTAGATCTTTAGGAGGGTGTCGCTGTGCATCGTCCACGCCGCCGGGTACGGCGAGAGGCCACGGACGTGGTTGTGGACCTCGTGCGCCGGCCGCGTCCAGTCGATCTCCGCGTCCTCTTTGAAGAGCTTCGGGGCGTGGCTGACGCGGTGCTCATCCTGCGGCAGCGCCTCAGCCGTCCCGTCCGCCAGGTGCCGCACCGTCTCGACGACGACCTCCGCACCGAGCTCCGCGAGCCGGTCGTGCAGCTCGCCCGCCGTCTCGTCCGGCCCGATCCCCAGCCGCCGCATCATCAGCGTGTCGCCCGTATCCACCTTCGGCTTGAGGAGGAACGTCGTCACGCCGGTCTCGATCTCGCCCGCCATCACGGCGCGGTTGATCGGCGCCGCGCCGCGGTACTGGGGCAGGAGCGAGGCGTGGAGGTTGAACGCCCCTTTCGAGGCAAGCGTGTAGACCTCCGGCGGGAGGATGCGGAAGGCGACGACGGCGACCACGTCTGGCGCGAGCGCTTCGAGCTCGGCGATGAACCCCTCGTCGCGGAGGTCTTCGGGCTGCAGCACGCGGAGCCCGTGCCGCTCGGCGGCCTGCTTCACGGCCGGGGCCTGCACCTGCTGCCCGCGCCCCTTCGGCCGGTCGGGCACCGTCACGACGGCGGCGGGCCGGTAGCCCGCGTTCACGAGGGCTTCGAGCGAGGGCACGGCGAAGTCGGGCGTGCCCATGAACACGAGGCGGAGGTCGGAGGGCCGAGCGTCAGTCATAGCGAGGGCGGTAGAGACGCAGCATGCGGCGTCTGCACGAACGAGGGTAGAGGGGGAGAAGCGAGGGCCAAAAATAAGCCCCGCGCCGCCGAGGGCGCAGGGCTTTTCGTAGAGGCGCGCCGTGGCGCGTCTCCGCCCGATTCGGTGGACGTCTTACATCCGCGTCCGCTCGTCCCAGATCGGCACGAGAAGCTCGAAGTCGCCGAAGCCCGTCTCGTCCACGAAGATGAAGCGGCGGCCGATCCGGTTGTAGTACCAGATCTGGTAGGGCTTGTCGCCGTAGCTGAACGGGTGACGCTCCACGAGGTCGGGCTCGCCGAAGCGAATGAACACCTCGCCGCGGTCCGTATTCCACCCGCTGTTGGAGAACCGGCCGTAGTTCCGGTTGGCGAACGAGACGCGGAAGTAATACTCCTCCATCCGCTCGTTGCGTCGCGTGCCGGGCGTGGGGTCGCGCTTGTCCCAGAAGCTCTGGAACAGGCTGAAGCGCTCCTGCGGCGTCGCGGCGTCGCGGATGGCGTTGATCTCGCGGTCTTTGGCGATGTAGCGGAGCTGCGAGACGGCGCTTTCGAGGTCGGCGATCTGGTCGTCGAGCCCCATCCAGCGGACGGTGAGGTCCTTCGACGCCGAGGCGAGCACGGTGCCGCCTGTAGTTTCGAGCCGGACGTTGAACACGTAGTCCCCGGACGCGAACCGGTCGGTGTCGAGCGTGAGCGTGGCGGGGTTGCGGCCGGCGCGGACGTCGAGCGTCTCGGTCGTGCGGAAGTCCGGGGCGGGCTCGTCGTCCTCCTTCGGCGGCAGGCCGAGGAGCGGGCGGAGCACGGCGGGCCGCCGCCGCTCGCGGTTCTGCTTCACGACTTCGTAGCGGACGCGGAGGGTCTGGGGACGGTCCGCGTAGATCTCGTAGAAGAGCGTGAAGTCCGGCTTGTCCGTGCCCACGGCGTTCGATACGTTCGGGAAGAGCACCTGCCGCGCGGGGTCGTAGCGGTCGGCCAGGAGGAGGTCGCTCATGGCGACGGCGCCGTTGAACGAGCGGACTTCGAGCGGGTACTCGCGCACGAACGTCCGATTCGAGGCCGCGTCCTCGACCTGCACTTCGAGCGCGTACGCGCCCGGCGGGAGTTGGAGCGACTGCGTCGCGTAGTCGTAGAGCGTGTCGGCCTGCGTGGCGTCGTACGTCGGCGCCTCGACGGCGCGCTCCCACATCCGGCTGCGCACGAGGCCCTCGACCTTGCCCTCCGCGTTCGTCCGGTAGATATCGACCGACACGCTGTAGCGCGCGGCGAACCCGTCGTCCTGGCTCAGGAAGCGGAGGCTCTGGTACGGGACCTTCGTGTAGACGTCGACGCGCGTCTCCGCCTCGCTCTCGCCGCGCACGCTCACCGCGTCCACGTCGAACTCGGGCTGGTAGGCGGGCTGGGCGAAGGCGCCGGTCGGCGCCGCGAGGAGCGCGAGCATCAGGCTCAGCAGCACGACGCGCGCCGCTCCGTTCACGTGCTGTGTAACAGGACAACCCATAGGCTCCGGCCTCCGCTCGGCTGTGTTCTATTGCTTTATGATATGCATGACGGGGGAGTTCCGTCCAGGGCCGTCCGAACCGCTCGGCCGGCCGAGCAGGGACGGCGCGTCCGATCACAAGGTAAATATGAAGGCGCGCGAGCCGGCGGAGGAGCGGAATCGGTCGTGCCGTCCCGCGATCCCGCCGAACGGTCGCAGAGGCTCCCCGAACGGGAAGGGCGCGGGGCGCGCTCAGTCGAAGAGCGCGGCGACGAACGAGGAGCGGTCGAACACCTGGAGGTCGTCGATCCCCTCCCCTACGCCGATATACTTTACGGGGATCTGGAACTCGTTCGAAATGCCAATCACAATGCCCCCCTTCGCCGTGCCGTCGAGCTTAGTGAGGACGAGGCCGGTGACATCGACGCTCTTGGTGAACTCCTCGGCCTGGCGGATCGCGTTCTGCCCCGTCGAGGCGTCGAGGACGAGGAGGACTTCGTGCGGGGCGCCGGGCACCTGCCGGTCCATCACCCGCTTCACCTTCGAGAGCTCGTCCATCAGCCCGCCCTTCGTGTGGAGCCGACCCGCCGTGTCGATGAGCACGACGTCGGAGCCGCGCGACGTGGCGGCGGCGAGCGTGTCGAACGCGACGGCGGCGGGGTCGGCGCCGTGGTGCTGCTTGATGATGGGGACGCCCGCGCGCTGCGCCCAGATGTCGAGCTGTTCGGCCGCCGCCGCGCGGAACGTGTCGGCCGCGCCGAGCAGGACCGATTTGCCCGCCTCCTTGTAGCGGTTCGCCATCTTCCCGATCGACGTCGTCTTCCCGACGCCATTGACGCCGACGACCATCACGACGTGCGGGTGGTTCGGAAGCGGGGCGTCGAAGTCGGCCGGCCGGTCGGGGGCGTGTTCGAGGAGGAGGCTCGCGATCTCTTCGCGGATGAGCCCGTTGAGGTCCTCCGTCGAGACGTACTTGTCGCGGGCGACGCGGGCCTCGATGCGGTGGATGATGTCGACGGTCGTCTTCACGCCGACGTCGCTCGTGACGAGGATGCCTTCGAGGTCGTCGAGCACCTCCTCGTCCACCTGATCTTTGCCGCGGACGAGCACGTCGAGCTTGCCGAAGAGGCTCGTCCGCGTCTTTTCGAGGCCTTCTTCGAGGCGCTCTTTCTCTTTCTGCTTTTTACCGAAGCCAAACAGGGCCATGGAGTGCGGGGGGATTTGCTGGTCGAGGGGTCGGAGGACAGAGCGCGGCGGGGTCCATCACCCGGCTCCCCGGCTCCGCGTTCCCTCGGGGGGCGGGACGTTCTCGGGCAGCCGCTCGGTGACGACGGCGTCGCGGTCGTTGAGGGGCACGACCGGGCCCAGTCGCATCACGTGGGCGAAGCGCTGGAGGTAGCGGCCGAGGGAGTACGCGAGGAGCGCCGTCGTGGTCCAGACACAGACCATCAGCACGGGCGGATCGGCGCGGAGGAGCGCGGCGAGCACGGTGATGGACAGCGCCGTCACGGCCACCTTCCCGCTCCACAGGCTCATCATCACGTACCCGAGCCGGCGGGTCTGGACGAGCCCGCCGAGCGCGATCACCGCGTCGCGTACGATCACGCAGATGACGAACCACACCGGCAGCGGCGGGCCGAGCTCTTCCGGCCGGATCACGAGGGCGACGGTGACGGCTGCCGCCGCGAGCTTGTCGGCCGTCGGGTCGAGCACCTTCCCCCACTCCGAGACGGTTCCGCTCCACCGCGCGATCTGCCCGTCGAACCAGTCGGTGGCGATCGCGAAGAGGAGCAGGCCTATGAGCAGGGGGAACGGGCCGCCCCGGTAGACGAGGACCGCGATGGGCCCGACGAGCACCATCCGCGTCATCGTGATCACGTTCGCCGCCGTCCAGAACCGGCCGAGGTCCGGGAACGCGGGGGGCGTGACGGAAGGCTGACGAGAGGGCATGAGCGCGAGCGGGAGAGAGCGACCGAAAGATACGCTCGGCGTGTGCGGACGGCAGGCCGCGCCCCGCCCCAGCGGTGCGTAATGCGTGAAACACAACGCGTTCCGCTACGCCCGGAGGTCGCGCCCGCCGCTCCGCCCGTACGTTCCGCCCTCCCCCTTCGACTGCGCCCATGCTCCCCTTTTTCGCCGCGGCGCTCGCCGTGCAGATCGCCCTCTGGCTGACGCTCTCGCTCGGATTCCGCCGGGCGCGACGCGCATCCGAGGAAGTCCCCGCGGCCGACCCTCCGCCGGTGTCCGTCGTCGTGGCAGCGCGGGACGAAATGGGGCGGCTGCCGGCCCTCCTCGTCGCACTCACGGCGCAGACGCACCCCGACTTCGAAGCCGTGATCGTGGACGACGCCTCGGTGGACGCGACCGCCGCGCTCGTGAACACGCAGTCGGCCGAGGACCCGCGCATCCGACTCGTACAAGTGCGCGACGACGAACGCCCGGCGTCGATGCCGCGGAAGAAGCATGCGCTCAGTGTCGGCATCGCCGCGGCCCGCCACGACCGCCTCGCCTTCACCGACGCCGACTGCGTCCCGCCGCCGCGTTGGCTCGACGCGCTCGCCGCCCACGCTGCCGTGGCGCCCGACGCCGTGCTCGTCGGCTACGGGCCGTACCGAAAAGAGCGCGGCGCGCTCAATGCGTTCGTCCGCTACGAAACGCTGGTGACGGCGCTCCTGACGGCGGCGGCGGTCGGTCTCGGGCGGCCCTACATGGCCGTCGGCCGCAACTTCAGCTACCCGAAGACGGTGTTCGAGCGCGTCGGCGGCTTCGCCCACTCGGCGGCGTCGCTCTCCGGCGACGACGACTTGCTCGTGCAGGAGGCGCACCGCCACGGCATCCCCGTCCGCTACGTCTTCGACCCCGAAACCTTCGTCGTCAGCGAGGCCCCGACGACGTGGCGGCGGTGGGCGCGGCAGAAGCTCCGCCACACCTCGGCCGGGCGGTTCTACGATCGGGGCGCGACGCTCGCGCTCGCCCTCTTCCACGGCTCGGCGCTCGCCGTGTGGCTCGCCCCCGTGTTCCTCGGGTGGACGGGGGCCGCGCTGCTCGCCGGGCGCTTCCTCGTGCAGCGCGCCGTGCTCCGCGACGCGATGCACGTCTTCGGCGAGCACGACCTCACGCTCGCGCAGCCGCTCCTCGACGCGGGGTACGCGCTCTACAATACCGTCCTCGCCCCCATCGGCGGGCTGCTTCGGCCAAAGGCGTGGTGAGACGCGCACGGACACGGCGGCACTGCACACGGTTCGCCCGGCGGGAATATCTTCCCCTCGCTCTTCGTCCCCCGGCCCTCCCACCCGTTCCCCGTTTGCATGGACATCGTCTCGCTGCTCCGCGGCCTGCTCGGACTCGTCTCGATCCTCGCGATTGCGTTCGCGCTCTCCTCCGACCGCCGCCGCATCAACTGGCGGACGGTGGGGGCCGGGCTCCTGCTCCAGCTCGTCTTCGCCGTGCTCGTCCTCAAAGGCGATGAGATGGCCGACGTGTTCGCACCGCTGGGCTGGCCCAAGCTCGGCTTCGCCTTCGTAGCCGGCCTCTTCGTGAAGTTCCTCGCGGCCGTCGAGGTGGGCTCGACGTTCGTGTTCGGGAGCCTCGGGCTGCCGCCGGGCACCGAGGGCTCGCTCGGGTTCTTCTTCTTCGCCTACGTCCTCCCCACCGTCGTCGTGTTCGCCTCGCTCATGGCGATCCTCTACTACCTCGGGGTGATGCAGGTGATCGTGCGCGGCGTGGCCTACGTCGTCCGCCGCGCGCTCGGGACGAGCGGGCCGGAGTCGCTGTCGGTGAGCGCGAACATCTTCGTCGGGCAGACGGAGGCGCCGCTCGTCATCAAGCCCTACATCAAGAACCTCACGCGGAGCGAGCTCATGGCCGTGATGACGGGCGGGATGGCGACGATCGCGGGCGGCGTGCTCGCGAGCTACGTCGCGTTCCTCGGCGAGCGCTACGCCGCCGTCGCCGGGATCGCCGTCGAGGCCGGG harbors:
- a CDS encoding MoxR family ATPase, which encodes MTETDITHLSERIERESAFIEPLLAEVRRVVVGQPEMVERLLIGLLSGGHVLLEGVPGLAKTLTISTLARAIAARFQRIQFTPDLLPADLLGTLVYNQKESEFFIKKGPIFANLILADEINRAPAKVQSALLEAMQERQVTIGETTFPLKEPFLVLATQNPVEQEGTYPLPEAQVDRFMLKIVVDYPTREQELEIMRRMATPEALPAAAPVVEPEQILTARAVLADLYVDERVEGYIVDLVLATREPGRYRLSQAEGLIAYGASPRASIYLNRAARAHAFLQRRAYVTPEDVRSVALDVLRHRISVTYEAEAEEVTSEMLVRQILDTVEVP
- the fmt gene encoding methionyl-tRNA formyltransferase, whose amino-acid sequence is MTDARPSDLRLVFMGTPDFAVPSLEALVNAGYRPAAVVTVPDRPKGRGQQVQAPAVKQAAERHGLRVLQPEDLRDEGFIAELEALAPDVVAVVAFRILPPEVYTLASKGAFNLHASLLPQYRGAAPINRAVMAGEIETGVTTFLLKPKVDTGDTLMMRRLGIGPDETAGELHDRLAELGAEVVVETVRHLADGTAEALPQDEHRVSHAPKLFKEDAEIDWTRPAHEVHNHVRGLSPYPAAWTMHSDTLLKIYRTCVVKGSGEPGEVLESSGDCLRIACGEKAVEVKEVQREGRAVLSAEEFLNGYTFHPGDRLA
- a CDS encoding GWxTD domain-containing protein, with protein sequence MNGAARVVLLSLMLALLAAPTGAFAQPAYQPEFDVDAVSVRGESEAETRVDVYTKVPYQSLRFLSQDDGFAARYSVSVDIYRTNAEGKVEGLVRSRMWERAVEAPTYDATQADTLYDYATQSLQLPPGAYALEVQVEDAASNRTFVREYPLEVRSFNGAVAMSDLLLADRYDPARQVLFPNVSNAVGTDKPDFTLFYEIYADRPQTLRVRYEVVKQNRERRRPAVLRPLLGLPPKEDDEPAPDFRTTETLDVRAGRNPATLTLDTDRFASGDYVFNVRLETTGGTVLASASKDLTVRWMGLDDQIADLESAVSQLRYIAKDREINAIRDAATPQERFSLFQSFWDKRDPTPGTRRNERMEEYYFRVSFANRNYGRFSNSGWNTDRGEVFIRFGEPDLVERHPFSYGDKPYQIWYYNRIGRRFIFVDETGFGDFELLVPIWDERTRM
- the ftsY gene encoding signal recognition particle-docking protein FtsY; protein product: MALFGFGKKQKEKERLEEGLEKTRTSLFGKLDVLVRGKDQVDEEVLDDLEGILVTSDVGVKTTVDIIHRIEARVARDKYVSTEDLNGLIREEIASLLLEHAPDRPADFDAPLPNHPHVVMVVGVNGVGKTTSIGKMANRYKEAGKSVLLGAADTFRAAAAEQLDIWAQRAGVPIIKQHHGADPAAVAFDTLAAATSRGSDVVLIDTAGRLHTKGGLMDELSKVKRVMDRQVPGAPHEVLLVLDASTGQNAIRQAEEFTKSVDVTGLVLTKLDGTAKGGIVIGISNEFQIPVKYIGVGEGIDDLQVFDRSSFVAALFD
- a CDS encoding CDP-alcohol phosphatidyltransferase family protein, giving the protein MPSRQPSVTPPAFPDLGRFWTAANVITMTRMVLVGPIAVLVYRGGPFPLLIGLLLFAIATDWFDGQIARWSGTVSEWGKVLDPTADKLAAAAVTVALVIRPEELGPPLPVWFVICVIVRDAVIALGGLVQTRRLGYVMMSLWSGKVAVTALSITVLAALLRADPPVLMVCVWTTTALLAYSLGRYLQRFAHVMRLGPVVPLNDRDAVVTERLPENVPPPEGTRSRGAG
- a CDS encoding glycosyltransferase, with the translated sequence MLPFFAAALAVQIALWLTLSLGFRRARRASEEVPAADPPPVSVVVAARDEMGRLPALLVALTAQTHPDFEAVIVDDASVDATAALVNTQSAEDPRIRLVQVRDDERPASMPRKKHALSVGIAAARHDRLAFTDADCVPPPRWLDALAAHAAVAPDAVLVGYGPYRKERGALNAFVRYETLVTALLTAAAVGLGRPYMAVGRNFSYPKTVFERVGGFAHSAASLSGDDDLLVQEAHRHGIPVRYVFDPETFVVSEAPTTWRRWARQKLRHTSAGRFYDRGATLALALFHGSALAVWLAPVFLGWTGAALLAGRFLVQRAVLRDAMHVFGEHDLTLAQPLLDAGYALYNTVLAPIGGLLRPKAW